One Aegilops tauschii subsp. strangulata cultivar AL8/78 chromosome 7, Aet v6.0, whole genome shotgun sequence genomic window carries:
- the LOC109782468 gene encoding mediator of RNA polymerase II transcription subunit 11 yields the protein MSSLVQSSSLERLHHVEKRIVRVLELAGAVMEELGNSQGPRGDAVVAHCREFMLYMKEIQTTLREEIKSACEYRPFEMCDYSARIANEICCKKLEYVIEKMDAMQLNIEPSTNEV from the exons ATGTCTTCCCTGGTCCAGAGCAGCTCGCTCGAGCGCCTCCACCACGTCGAGAAG CGGATAGTGCGGGTGCTGGAGCTGGCGGGGGCGGTCATGGAGGAGCTGGGAAACTCGCAGGGTCCCCGCGGCGACGCCGTCGTCGCCCACTGCCGCGAGTTCATGCTCTACATGAAG GAAATTCAAACTACATTGCGTGAGGAAATAAAAAGTGCTTGTGAATACCGGCCATTTGAGATGTGTGACTACAGTGCAAGGATTGCTAACGAGATTTGTTGCAAAAAGCTGGAGTATGTGATTGAGAAGATGGATGCCATGCAACTGAACATTGAGCCCAGCACCAATGAAGTTTAG